One Brassica napus cultivar Da-Ae chromosome C4, Da-Ae, whole genome shotgun sequence genomic region harbors:
- the LOC111211699 gene encoding uncharacterized protein LOC111211699 has protein sequence MKFGWASRLVHYILCFQLDCKKKFELWSLVGVEPLRFSLHEFEEITGLNCEYVKNLENPLVEVTTDMKAFWAQMGVNFDRGPMYLAIYAGFIEAARTSSPTWASLTRLVMDLDAFEDYPWGGVAFKFLMESKDLTKTYAIEGFVQVLQVWVYCCLLEFGAGFGHPIEGSPTPPLLAFLGGKGKRRLQENMLKQTRTKNFTMKDYSEMFPRWDGELEDEKADNIVKAVFSSGWAWEQSHWPLVGTKLWTNVKVEIHPMKTEAGQMMRSLKTVSPSRTQSDAESRKKARESPGLDVETMKGEIMREHSEDTIPHD, from the exons ATGAAGTTTGgatgggcttcaaggctggtgcACTATATACTGTGTTTTCAGCTTGACTGCAAGAAGAAGTTTGAGTTGTGGAGTCTCGTAGGTGTTGAACCATTGAGGTTTTCTCTGCATGAATTTGAAGAGATAACTGGCCTGAACTGCGAGTATGTGAAGAATCTCGAGAATCCGTTGGTTGAGGTAACGACTGACATGAAAGCATTTTGGGCGCAGATGGGAGTGAATTTCGACCGGGGGCCAA TGTATCTAGCCATCTACGCTGGCTTCATCGAAGCAGCAAGAACCTCGTCACCCACATGGGCTAGCCTGACTAGGTTAGTGATGGATCTAGATGCTTTTGAAGATTATCCGTGGGGAGGAGTAGCCTTTAAATTCTTGATGGAGTCGAAGGACTTGACAAAGACGTATGCTATTGAAGGCTTTGTTCAGGTTCTTCAAGTTTGGGTCTACTGTTGTCTCCTTGAATTCGGAGCTGGGTTTGGTCACCCTATAGAAGGTTCTCCGACCCCACCTCTACTTGCCTTCTTAGGTGGCAAAGGCAAGAGAAGGCTCCAGGAGAATATGCTGAAACAG ACTAGGACTAAGAACTTTACTATGAAGGATTACTCTGAAATGTTCCCTCGCTGGGATGGTGAGCTGGAAGATGAGAAGGCTGATAACATAGTGAAGGCAGTGTTTTCTTCAGGCTGGGCATGGGAACAAAGTCACTGGCCTCTTGTCGGAACAAAACTGTGGACAAATGTGAAGGTGGAGATCCATCCGATGAAGACAGAAGCTGGTCAGATGATGCGAAGCTTGAAGACAGTGTCCCCTTCTCGCACACAGTCTGATGCAGAATCACGCAAGAAGGCTCGTGAGTCCCCTGGACTGGATGTGGAGACCATGAAAGGAGAAATA ATGCGAGAACACTCTGAAGACACAATCCCGCATGATTGA
- the LOC111211701 gene encoding uncharacterized protein LOC111211701 — MRNMFGMKLDYNTSYRALLSAQELVRGTAEDGYENLPSYLRQIEISNPGTVTYLVKDGENRFKYLFLSFVASIDGFNYLRRVIVVDGTHLCGKYEGVMLVAAAQDGNFQIFPLAFAIVDAENDESWEWFFTQLRRCVSDQYALVIVSDRHGSIKKACEKVFPWARRGICYYHLQQNIVQKFKGKHMLYLVKGAAYAHTLFNFNRYMDEIRSINPNLATYLENADVSLWSRVHFQVDIYNIKTSNIA; from the coding sequence atgaggaacatgtttgggaTGAAGCTAGATTACAACACTTCGTATAGAGCTTTGTTATCTGCGCAAGAGTTGGTGAGAGGAACAGCAGAAGATGGATATGAGAATCTTCCTTCTTATTTGCGTCAGATCGAGATATCGAATCCGGGAACTGTCACATATCTtgtgaaagatggtgaaaacagatttaagtatctattccTATCTTTTGTAGCTTCGATAGATGGTTTTAACTATCTTAGGAGGGttattgtggtggatgggactcaTCTATGTGGAAAGTATGAAGGAGTTATGCTAGTTGCTGCTGCCCAAGATggtaattttcagatttttccaTTGGCTTTTGCGATTGTGGATGCGGAGAATGATGAGTCGTGGGAATGGTTTTTTACCCAATTGCGGAGATGTGTTTCAGATCAGTATGCTTTGGTGATAGTTTCTGACAGGCACGGTTCCATTAAGAAGGCGTGTGAGAAGGTTTTCCCTTGGGCAAGGCGAGGAATATGCTATTATCATCTACAACAGAACATAGTCCAAAAGTTCAAGGGAAAGCACATGTTGTACTTGGTCAAAGGCGCTGCTTATGCACATACACTTTTCAATTTTAACCGCTACATGGATGAGATACGGAGTATAAACCCAAACCTTGCAACATATTTGGAGAATGCTGACGTCTCTTTATGGTCACGAGTTCACTTTCAAGTTGACATATACAACATAAAGACTAGCAACATCGCATAA
- the LOC111211700 gene encoding uncharacterized protein LOC111211700: MMNVERIDGWRFVVKGGHRDCVVDLELRRCQCGVFDIEKIPCSHAIAAAKDANIHVTTFVCPSYSKNYLYAAYAANIYPKSDVLEAPNTDDTSPANEEEAPNTDDTTPANEEGADKARKCLPQEVKRGRGRQKKSRWQSWLEISRMRGNQPRKLHKDYSCSQCKQPGHTRPNCPG; the protein is encoded by the coding sequence ATGATGAATGTGGAGCGTATTGATGGTTGGCGATTTGTTGTGAAAGGAGGACATCGAGATTGTGTTGTTGACTTGGAACTTCGGAGGTGTCAATGTGGTGTGTTTGATATTGAGAAAATACCTTGTTCACATGCCATTGCAGCTGCAAAGGATGCAAATATTCATGTTACTACGTTTGTATGCCCATCCTATTCAAAGAATTATCTTTATGCAGCATACGCGGCAAATATATATCCCAAAAGTGACGTTTTGGAAGCTCCCAACACTGATGACACATCACCTGCCAATGAAGAAGAAGCTCCCAACACTGATGACACAACACCTGCTAATGAAGAAGGAGCTGATAAGGCACGTAAATGTCTTCCTCAAGAGGTCAAGCGTGGAAGGGGTAGGCAAAAGAAGTCAAGGTGGCAGTCTTGGCTAGAAATTTCCAGGATGAGGGGAAACCAACCACGAAAACTGCACAAGGATTATAGTTGCTCCCAGTGCAAACAACCGGGTCACACTCGTCCTAACTGTCCAGGTTAA
- the LOC106369611 gene encoding uncharacterized mitochondrial protein AtMg00810-like, translated as MSSKFEMSGLGKLTYYLGIEVTQYDGGIELRQSQYALKVLEESGMSECNPTQAPMEFNIRLSKATEEKNIDEKEYRKNIGCLRYLLHTRPDLFFSVGVLSRYMHEPNQSHGAALKQVLRYLRGTITLRVRFTHSPEVKLVGYSDASRNDDGKSTTGHVFYLNDGPVTWCFQKQEIVALSSCEAEFMAATEAAKQAIWLQELLGEIIGKVCKKNEQVEVEHVPGNEQRADILTKSLGRIKFAEMRSLIGVHDVSKDDFKLKEENVVINLKIA; from the exons ATGTCAAGTAAATTTGAGATGAGTGGCTTGGGGAAGCTAACATACTACCTAGGCATCGAGGTAACACAATATGATGGAGGTATTGAGTTAAGACAAAGTCAATATGCGCTTAAAGTACTCGAGGAAAGCGGAATGAGTGAGTGCAATCCGACGCAAGCACCAATGGAGTTCAACATAAGACTGTCTAAAGCGACTGAAGAGAAGAATATTGACGAGAAGGAGTATCGAAAGAATATAGGTTGCCTGCGGTATCTATTACATACTCGACCTGATCTATTTTTCTCGGTGGGAGTATTAAGTAGATACATGCATGAACCAAATCAGTCACATGGAGCGGCTTTGAAACAAGTTTTGAGATACCTTCGCGGAACAATCACGCTACGAGTTCGTTTTACTCACTCTCCTGAAGTCAAACTGGTTGGGTATAGCGACGCTTCACGCAATGATGATGGTAAAAGCACTACCGGTCATGTGTTTTATCTCAACGATGGTCCAGTTACATGGTGTTTCCAGAAGCAAGAGATAGTGGCATTGTCATCCTGTGAAGCGGAATTCATGGCTGCGACAGAAGCGGCCAAACAGGCAATTTGGCTACAAGAGTTACTCGGTGAGATCATTGGGAAAGTGTGCAAGAAG AATGAGCAAGTTGAAGTTGAACATGTCCCGGGCAACGAGCAAAGAGCAGACATACTGACGAAGTCGCTTGGGAGAATCAAATTCGCGGAAATGAGAAGCCTCATCGGTGTTCATGATGTGAGTAAAGATGACTTCAAGCTTAAGGAGGAGAATGTTGTAATAAACTTGAAGATAGCTTAA